A stretch of the Medicago truncatula cultivar Jemalong A17 chromosome 5, MtrunA17r5.0-ANR, whole genome shotgun sequence genome encodes the following:
- the LOC25494479 gene encoding LYR motif-containing protein At3g19508 — MEKAVRAYAEVLRLVRRLPKDSRGYYAKYARENFVNYREVDPSDSTTLHDLFQRTYTHSLWVLHKYSVDESVADKLKVICCCD; from the exons ATGGAGAAAGCGGTGAGAGCATACGCAGAAGTTCTGAGACTTGTGCGGCGTTTACCAAAGGATTCAAGAGGTTATTATGCTAAGTACGCTCGCGAGAACTTCGTTAATTACCGTGAGGTCGATCCTTCTGATTCCACTACTCTCCATGATCTCTTTCAACGTACCTACACTCATTCTCTATGGGTTCTTCATAAG TATTCGGTTGATGAATCTGTCGCTGATAAGCTCAAGGTGATATGCTGCTGCGATTAG
- the LOC25494480 gene encoding classical arabinogalactan protein 9 yields MGTHHIVLVVIGLICVVFSSVGAQQAPSTSPNSSPAPPTPPANTPPTTPQASPPPVQSSPPPVQSSPPPLQSSPPPAQSTPPPVQSSPPPVQQSPPPTPLTPPPVQSTPPPASPPPASPPPFSPPPATPPPATPPPATPPPALTPTPLSSPPATTPAPAPAKLKSKAPALAPVLSPSDAPAPGLSSLSPSISPSGTDDSGAEKLWSHKMVGLVFGCAFLSLLF; encoded by the exons ATGGGCACACATCATATAGTTTTGGTTGTAATTGGTTTGATCTGCGTTGTGTTTTCCAGCGTAGGAGCCCAACAAGCTCCATCCACCTCCCCAAACTCATCTCCAGCACCACCCACTCCTCCTGCTAATACACCCCCAACCACTCCTCAAGCCTCCCCTCCACCTGTTCAATCTTCTCCTCCACCCGTCCAGTCTTCTCCACCTCCTCTTCAGTCATCCCCTCCACCAGCTCAGTCCACTCCCCCTCCCGTTCAGTCTTCTCCTCCACCTGTTCAGCAATCTCCTCCTCCAACCCCACTCACTCCTCCACCTGTTCAGTCTACTCCACCACCTGCATCACCACCCCCTGCCTCACCTCCACCATTCTCTCCTCCCCCTGCTACTCCACCTCCCGCAACTCCACCTCCAGCAACTCCTCCTCCAGCACTCACACCTACTCCACTCTCATCTCCTCCAGCAACTACTCCAGCTCCCGCTCCTGCCAAGCTTAAGAGTAAAGCCCCTGCATTGGCACCTGTGCTCTCGCCATCAGATGCTCCCGCTCCCGGactctcttctctctccccCTCTATCTCTCCCTCCGGTACCGATGAT AGTGGGGCAGAGAAGTTGTGGTCACATAAGATGGTTGGATTAGTATTTGGATGTGCTTTCCTGTCCTTGCTGTTCTAG